From the genome of Gracilimonas sp., one region includes:
- a CDS encoding DUF192 domain-containing protein → MKYPFRAYYFRLFLCSIMFFSCSQKSSDEKNPTTNKGRQLDLVKEVKFLTADGKEISTVSVALADEPEERNQGLMDVKEMASDAGMLFIFPDEQPRSFYMANTPLPLDIIFVNADSTIVRIHHNTTPFNSEQLPSDKPAKFVVETNAGYCISNDIQEGMRIRF, encoded by the coding sequence ATGAAATATCCATTCCGAGCATACTATTTCCGCCTGTTCCTTTGTTCTATTATGTTTTTTTCATGTTCACAGAAAAGCTCTGATGAAAAGAACCCTACTACCAACAAGGGACGTCAGCTTGATCTAGTTAAAGAGGTTAAATTCTTAACTGCCGATGGCAAAGAAATATCTACGGTAAGTGTAGCACTTGCAGATGAACCTGAAGAGCGCAATCAGGGGCTTATGGATGTAAAAGAAATGGCTTCTGATGCCGGCATGCTCTTTATTTTCCCTGATGAGCAGCCCCGCAGTTTTTATATGGCTAACACCCCTTTACCCCTGGATATCATTTTTGTGAATGCGGACAGCACTATTGTAAGAATTCATCACAACACCACTCCTTTTAACAGTGAACAACTTCCCTCCGATAAACCTGCAAAATTTGTAGTAGAAACCAATGCTGGTTATTGTATCTCAAATGATATTCAGGAAGGAATGAGAATTCGCTTCTAA
- a CDS encoding superoxide dismutase, translating into MRIIAIQKESSGLSKRDFVPHLRDEARQGWELYKEGVIREMYFRADKPEAVLILECKDVEEAQEKLSALPLVQKGLISFELIPLRPYHGYERLFEKE; encoded by the coding sequence ATGAGAATTATAGCTATCCAAAAAGAATCCTCGGGATTGTCGAAGAGAGACTTTGTTCCTCATCTGCGGGATGAAGCACGACAAGGTTGGGAATTGTACAAAGAAGGGGTAATCAGGGAAATGTATTTCCGGGCTGATAAACCGGAAGCTGTGCTTATCCTGGAATGTAAAGATGTAGAGGAAGCCCAAGAGAAACTATCGGCGCTGCCTTTGGTTCAAAAAGGGCTGATTTCTTTTGAACTGATTCCCCTGCGACCATATCATGGATACGAGCGCTTGTTTGAAAAAGAATAA
- the nusA gene encoding transcription termination factor NusA has translation MQNELSKQIISSFAEIAHEKGIDRDMLLSILEDVFRTMIRKKYESDDAFEVILNADRGEIQILHVQEVVPADELTDEVAEITLEDAQKVDPDIELYDELAQEIQITDFGRRAVTMARQQLAQRIREIEKDNIYEDYTDRVGEIILGDVYQVRHNKDILVNHNGVELLLPKSEQIYKDRYRKGDTIRAVVTGVHMRNGNPTVIISRTSELFLERLFENEIPEVFDGIIELVRIARAPGDRSKVAVLSHDERVDPVGACVGMKGIRIHAIVRELQNENIDVINFTPDKIEFIKRALQPAEVLKVELNEEAKHANVLVPADEVSKAIGKGGVNIRLASKLAEVEIDVYREVEAEDDIDIDEFEVDFGADVIQMLHDIGCDTARAVLELDADELVSRTNEEIDPELAEKIMSVIAYEFEDEA, from the coding sequence ATGCAAAACGAATTATCAAAACAGATTATCTCCTCGTTTGCCGAAATTGCACACGAGAAAGGCATTGACCGCGATATGCTTCTTTCTATTCTGGAAGATGTTTTTCGCACTATGATTCGCAAAAAATATGAGTCAGACGATGCATTTGAGGTAATCCTGAATGCAGACCGGGGAGAAATACAGATTTTGCACGTTCAGGAAGTAGTTCCTGCTGACGAGCTGACAGACGAAGTAGCTGAAATTACACTGGAAGATGCTCAAAAAGTAGATCCTGATATTGAATTATATGATGAGTTAGCTCAGGAAATACAAATTACTGACTTTGGAAGAAGGGCAGTTACCATGGCTCGACAGCAGTTGGCTCAGCGCATCCGGGAGATTGAAAAAGATAACATTTATGAAGATTACACCGACCGCGTAGGAGAGATTATTCTCGGGGATGTATATCAGGTACGTCATAACAAAGACATTCTTGTAAACCATAATGGTGTTGAACTGTTGCTTCCGAAAAGTGAACAGATTTACAAAGATCGTTATCGCAAAGGGGATACCATCCGTGCTGTTGTTACGGGAGTTCATATGCGTAACGGGAACCCAACGGTTATAATCTCGAGAACATCAGAGTTATTTTTAGAGCGACTATTTGAAAATGAGATACCGGAAGTATTTGACGGTATTATTGAATTGGTGCGCATTGCACGTGCTCCGGGCGATCGTTCCAAAGTTGCGGTTCTCTCACACGATGAACGTGTTGACCCGGTAGGAGCCTGCGTAGGTATGAAGGGAATTCGAATTCATGCCATCGTACGCGAGCTGCAAAATGAGAATATTGATGTAATTAACTTCACCCCAGATAAAATTGAGTTTATCAAACGTGCACTTCAGCCTGCAGAAGTATTAAAGGTTGAATTGAACGAAGAAGCCAAGCACGCCAATGTATTGGTTCCTGCTGATGAAGTATCCAAAGCCATTGGTAAGGGAGGTGTAAATATTCGCCTTGCTTCCAAGCTGGCTGAAGTGGAAATCGATGTTTATCGTGAAGTAGAAGCTGAAGATGATATCGACATCGATGAATTTGAAGTAGATTTCGGTGCGGATGTAATCCAAATGCTTCACGACATCGGCTGCGACACTGCACGCGCAGTACTAGAACTAGATGCAGATGAATTAGTAAGCAGAACGAACGAAGAAATAGATCCCGAGCTTGCTGAGAAGATTATGAGTGTAATTGCCTACGAATTCGAAGACGAGGCTTAA
- a CDS encoding ribosome maturation factor has product MQLDIIQNIKDLAAPLTEEHNLFVVDVELKTHSGQTEVWVLLDTEEGGVNVDHCSEISRELGFLIEAHELFDKKYRLNVSSPGLSRPLSDKRQYKKNEGRVATIKFKSTDGEYKKIEGVITGIEDEVVAITDEEEKETQIPFENIVETKIIPVI; this is encoded by the coding sequence ATGCAATTAGATATCATCCAAAATATTAAGGACTTAGCAGCTCCTCTTACAGAAGAGCACAATTTATTTGTGGTAGATGTGGAATTAAAAACACATTCTGGCCAGACTGAAGTTTGGGTTTTATTGGACACTGAAGAAGGCGGAGTCAATGTTGATCATTGCTCTGAAATAAGTCGTGAACTCGGTTTTTTGATTGAAGCTCATGAGCTTTTTGATAAAAAATATCGTCTGAATGTGTCTTCACCCGGATTGAGCCGTCCGCTTAGCGACAAAAGGCAATACAAAAAAAATGAAGGTCGTGTTGCCACTATCAAATTCAAAAGTACAGACGGTGAGTATAAAAAAATTGAAGGAGTCATCACCGGCATTGAAGACGAAGTAGTTGCTATAACGGACGAAGAGGAAAAAGAAACTCAGATTCCGTTTGAAAACATCGTTGAAACCAAAATAATCCCCGTAATTTAA